Below is a genomic region from Persicimonas caeni.
GAGGCGGGTGTGTCGAGTGCGCAGGCGGCGAATTACCGGGTTCGGTCGATCACGATTGGGCGTGCGACCCAGTATTTTCGTTCCGATCAGACGATCAGCGCGCCGCGTATCTTTACGCAGGGGTTGAGCGTCTGGGGCTATGACCTGCTCGATGACCGCACCGGCTCGCTCAACCTGCACGTGTCCATCCGGTACAACACCGACTTTTCACTGACGCGCGTCGAGCGCGACAACCCCTACTTTGGCGACCAGTGGAACGAGTTGAGCCTCGATCTGGCTTACCTCGACTGGCGGCCCTACGACTCCTTGCAGGTTCGCTTCGGCCGCCAGTGGAGCCAGGGCGCGCTGGGCGTGCGTGATTTCGACGGCGCGCTGGCCGCCTGGCGGCCCAGGGTGGGGCCAAACACTCACGCGCGCCTGGAGGTCTACGGCGGCCACGATATTCAGACCGCCTTCGGCGAGTTCGACGCTGCCCAGTGGGATGTGCAGGGACTGCCGCCCGACGACTCCATCCTGACCGACCGACTCGACGGCTTCCACCTGCTCGGCGGCGCCAGCGGCGGCATGCAGTGGGGCGGCGACGCGAGCTTCGAGCTGAGCTACCGGCGCCGCTGGGCCGTCGGGGTCGACTCGCCGGTCGAGGGCGCCGACACCGTCGTCGGAAGTGAGCGCTTCGGCGCGGCCGCCAGCGGCTCGTTCCACCCGCGCCTGGCGGTGTCCGCCTACGGCTCGATCCACTCGATGCTCGAAGACGTCGACCGCGCCGGAGCGCAACTCAGCTGGCAGATTCCGGGCCTCGAGGGCATCGCCACCGGCGGCGTGGAGCATCGCCACCCATGGTTCGACAGCTCGAGCATCTTCAACCTCTTCGGCCCTCGGGCCTACCAGAGCGCGTTCGGCATCTATCAATTCGAAGTGGAGTCGCTTCGCACCGAGTTCGGGGTGCGCGGCTGGGGCAGGATCTATCACGGCGACGACGACGCGGTCGCCCTGGGGGTCGACGCGCAGGACGAGCGCGCGGTGGGAGGAGCTGTGAGCCAACTGAGCCGCTTGAAATGGGGCGAAAAGCCGATCAACTGGCACTCGCTGGTGAGCTACCAGACGAGCATCGACCGGGGCACCGACCAGCTCTTGGCAGACAGCCGAGTGCGCATGCCGCTGCTCGCCGACGACCTGTACGTCTCGGCGCGCGGCCTCGTTTTGGCCGCGATGACCGACAACCCCCGCTTCGACGACGAAGGCTATGCGCTGACCGGGGTGTTGGGGGTCGACCTGCCGATCTCGACGCTCGGCACGCTCAGCGCCGCGCTGGAGACGACCGGCGGCAACTTTTATCCGACGCAGACCAGCGTGTACGCGACCTTTGCAGTGGAGCACTGGCCTTGAGACGACGACGCCGACACATCAAAAAGCGGCGCCGAGCGTGGCTCCGAGGGGGCGTGCTGGCTCTCGTGCTCACCGCCCTCTTCGCTGGCTGCCAGACGCGCCAGAGCACGGTGCCGGCCGAGTTGCGCGAGGGTGAGTCGCCCGACTATCGCTCGCTGCTCGCCGACGAGCCGGCCAGGCTGCGCCCGCGCAACCACGAGGTCGGCTGGCTCGAGCGCCACGGCGTGGCCGCCCGCGCCATGTCGAGTGACTGCATGAGTTGCCACCAAGAGGAAGACTGCGCGTCGTGCCACACCGAGAATCTGGCGAAGCCACTGACGGTCCACCCACCTAATTTCGAGACGATCCACGCCATCGACGCCCACCTCGACCAGGACAACTGCACCGACTGCCACAAGGTGGAGACGTTCTGCGCGTCGTGCCACATCCGCACGCGGGTCAGCGCCATCGAGCCCAACGACCCGCCGACGCGCGTGGAGTTCCACCCACCCGGCTGGCTCAACGCCTCGTCGCCGAACAACCACGGCGTGGCCGCCCGGCGCAATATCACCGACTGCGCGAGCTGCCACCAAGAACGCGATTGCGTGACCTGTCACCAGGGCATCAATCCGCACCCGCCGCAGTTTCGCTTGAATTGTGGGAGATGGTTGGAAGCAGATCCGCGAGCATGTGTGACGTGTCATGCGGATCTGAGCGCCTTGAAGAGGCGCTGCCTCTAACATCGACGCAAATAACACCTAACATCGACGCAAATAACACCTAACATCGACGCAAATAACACCGACACAAAGGCAACATCTCCCTCCCCGTGCAAAGCATGGGGAGGGCCGGGGAGGGGCGCCCTCCTCCGCGTAGCGTAGCGAAGTGGAGGAGGATCCAGGAGGAGGAAAGTAGGCGTTCGATCAAAGAAAAGACCTCTCCCTCGGTCCCTCTCCACTACGCTTCGCTTCGTGGAAAGGGAGGCCTCTCCTTTGTCCTCTCCTTCCCTTCGCTTCGCTACGGGCGGAGAGGAAAGCTAGCTTTAGCGCGCTCACT
It encodes:
- a CDS encoding cytochrome c3 family protein, with the translated sequence MRRRRRHIKKRRRAWLRGGVLALVLTALFAGCQTRQSTVPAELREGESPDYRSLLADEPARLRPRNHEVGWLERHGVAARAMSSDCMSCHQEEDCASCHTENLAKPLTVHPPNFETIHAIDAHLDQDNCTDCHKVETFCASCHIRTRVSAIEPNDPPTRVEFHPPGWLNASSPNNHGVAARRNITDCASCHQERDCVTCHQGINPHPPQFRLNCGRWLEADPRACVTCHADLSALKRRCL